A single genomic interval of Rhea pennata isolate bPtePen1 chromosome 5, bPtePen1.pri, whole genome shotgun sequence harbors:
- the TCP11L1 gene encoding T-complex protein 11-like protein 1 isoform X1, which translates to MMTAFLKEKQLKMSQNPDKPHTSEEKLSVSEDDQEESVDNVDQSIRKRTGESATGSHRDDTPKSSPPRLVSLEELMETAKGVTNMALAHEIIVNGDFQIKPAELPEHSLEKKVRDIVHKAFWDCLEAQLKEDPPTYDHAIKLLGEIKETLLSFLLPGHARLRNQITEVLDLDLIKQEAENGALDISKLVEFVIGMMGTLCAPARDEEIKKLKDIHEVVPLFRAIFSVLDLMKMDMANFAVSSIRPKLMQQSAEYERKKFQEFLEKQPNSLDLVTDWLQEAADDLGKLRCKKLLSPCGDDDDGAAGGAAALCPTAVQNRAYLKLLKWDHVNRPFPETVLMDQLRFQEIQLELEQLLLTGTVLLVTFSAAGSALAGIAGFAEKIKTIIKVLLAGLHLPSFNLRESLATISEKVCAEVNSCLSQHGFTPFTPERETVLKGQIQAAANPDNAICKLIDSRIQKFLDSHLASSHRRSLPALPGGLGPIQRELEEIAVKYVRLVNYNKMVFSPYYDAVLGKILAKEESQLIGKSEES; encoded by the exons ATGATGACTGCATTTTTGAAAGAG aagcaactgaaaatgTCTCAAAATCCTGACAAGCCACATACAAGTGAAGAAAAGTTGAGTGTTTCGGAAGATGACCAAGAGGAGAGCGTGGATAATGTGGATCAGTcaatcagaaaaagaacaggagaGAGTGCTACAGGTTCACACAGAGATGATACTCCGAAGT CTAGTCCTCCTCGGCTCGTGTCACTGGAAGAGCTAATGGAAACAGCTAAGGGAGTAACGAATATGGCTCTGGCACATGAAATCATTGTTAACGGAGACTTCCAGATAAAACCAGCTGAATTACCAGAACATAG cttggaaaaaaaagtaagagataTTGTGCACAAAGCTTTCTGGGATTGCCTGGAAGCCCAGCTAAAGGAAGATCCGCCAACCTATGACCATGCAATTAAACTGTTGGGAGAAATTAAAGAG ACTCTCTTGTCTTTCTTGTTGCCTGGTCATGCTAGACTAAGAAACCAGATTACAGAAGTTCTTGATCTGGATTTGATAAAACAGGAGGCCGAGAATGGGGCCCTGGACATTTCTAAGTTGGTAGAATTTGTTATTGGGATGATGGGGACCCTCTGTGCTCCAGCTCGAgatgaagaaattaagaaactGAAAGATATTCATGAAGTAGTTCCTCTGTTCAG agcAATTTTCTCTGTGTTAGACCTAATGAAAATGGATATGGCAAACTTCGCTGTCAGTAGTATTAGGCCAAAATTAATGCAGCAGTCTGCtgaatatgaaagaaagaagtttcagGAGTTTCTTGAGAAACAACCAa aTTCCTTAGACCTTGTCACAGACTGGTtgcaagaagcagcagatgATCTTGGAAAGTTGAGATGTAAGAAGCTGCTTTCCCCCTGCGGTGATGACGATGAcggtgctgctggtggagctgctgCGTTGTGCCCCACGGCTGTACAAAACCGGGCGTACTTAAAGCTCCTCAAGTGGGATCATGTGAACAGGCCTTTTCCAGAA ACTGTGTTAATGGACCAGCTCCGTTTTCAGGAAATACAGCTGGAGCTGGAACAACTCCTGTTGACTGGGACTGTCCTCCTGGTCACGTTCAGTGCAGCAGGCTCAGCACTTGCTGGTATAGCTGGATTTGCTGAGAAAATCAAAACCATTATCAAGGTGCTGTTGGCCGGACTGCATCTTCC CTCCTTTAACCTAAGGGAATCTCTGGCTACCATCAGTGAAAAGGTGTGTGCTGAAGTCAATAGCTGCCTTTCCCAGCACGGCTTTACACCATTCACGCCCGAGAGAGAGACTGTGCTTAAAGGACAAATCCAAGCAGCGGCCAATCCTGATAACGCCATATGCAAGCTAATAG ATTCTCGAATTCAAAAGTTCCTGGACAGTCATCTTGCCTCTAGTCACCGGAGATCGTTACCTGCTCTTCCTGGAGGATTAGGCCCTATTCAGCGAGAGCTGGAAGAGATCGCTGTCAAGTACGTTCGTCTTGTCAACTACAACAAAATGGTCTTCAGCCCTTACTACGATGCAGTCCTTGGAAAAATACTGGCTAAGGAAGAATCTCAGCTCATAGGGAAATCAGAAGAATCGTAA
- the TCP11L1 gene encoding T-complex protein 11-like protein 1 isoform X2 — protein sequence MSQNPDKPHTSEEKLSVSEDDQEESVDNVDQSIRKRTGESATGSHRDDTPKSSPPRLVSLEELMETAKGVTNMALAHEIIVNGDFQIKPAELPEHSLEKKVRDIVHKAFWDCLEAQLKEDPPTYDHAIKLLGEIKETLLSFLLPGHARLRNQITEVLDLDLIKQEAENGALDISKLVEFVIGMMGTLCAPARDEEIKKLKDIHEVVPLFRAIFSVLDLMKMDMANFAVSSIRPKLMQQSAEYERKKFQEFLEKQPNSLDLVTDWLQEAADDLGKLRCKKLLSPCGDDDDGAAGGAAALCPTAVQNRAYLKLLKWDHVNRPFPETVLMDQLRFQEIQLELEQLLLTGTVLLVTFSAAGSALAGIAGFAEKIKTIIKVLLAGLHLPSFNLRESLATISEKVCAEVNSCLSQHGFTPFTPERETVLKGQIQAAANPDNAICKLIDSRIQKFLDSHLASSHRRSLPALPGGLGPIQRELEEIAVKYVRLVNYNKMVFSPYYDAVLGKILAKEESQLIGKSEES from the exons atgTCTCAAAATCCTGACAAGCCACATACAAGTGAAGAAAAGTTGAGTGTTTCGGAAGATGACCAAGAGGAGAGCGTGGATAATGTGGATCAGTcaatcagaaaaagaacaggagaGAGTGCTACAGGTTCACACAGAGATGATACTCCGAAGT CTAGTCCTCCTCGGCTCGTGTCACTGGAAGAGCTAATGGAAACAGCTAAGGGAGTAACGAATATGGCTCTGGCACATGAAATCATTGTTAACGGAGACTTCCAGATAAAACCAGCTGAATTACCAGAACATAG cttggaaaaaaaagtaagagataTTGTGCACAAAGCTTTCTGGGATTGCCTGGAAGCCCAGCTAAAGGAAGATCCGCCAACCTATGACCATGCAATTAAACTGTTGGGAGAAATTAAAGAG ACTCTCTTGTCTTTCTTGTTGCCTGGTCATGCTAGACTAAGAAACCAGATTACAGAAGTTCTTGATCTGGATTTGATAAAACAGGAGGCCGAGAATGGGGCCCTGGACATTTCTAAGTTGGTAGAATTTGTTATTGGGATGATGGGGACCCTCTGTGCTCCAGCTCGAgatgaagaaattaagaaactGAAAGATATTCATGAAGTAGTTCCTCTGTTCAG agcAATTTTCTCTGTGTTAGACCTAATGAAAATGGATATGGCAAACTTCGCTGTCAGTAGTATTAGGCCAAAATTAATGCAGCAGTCTGCtgaatatgaaagaaagaagtttcagGAGTTTCTTGAGAAACAACCAa aTTCCTTAGACCTTGTCACAGACTGGTtgcaagaagcagcagatgATCTTGGAAAGTTGAGATGTAAGAAGCTGCTTTCCCCCTGCGGTGATGACGATGAcggtgctgctggtggagctgctgCGTTGTGCCCCACGGCTGTACAAAACCGGGCGTACTTAAAGCTCCTCAAGTGGGATCATGTGAACAGGCCTTTTCCAGAA ACTGTGTTAATGGACCAGCTCCGTTTTCAGGAAATACAGCTGGAGCTGGAACAACTCCTGTTGACTGGGACTGTCCTCCTGGTCACGTTCAGTGCAGCAGGCTCAGCACTTGCTGGTATAGCTGGATTTGCTGAGAAAATCAAAACCATTATCAAGGTGCTGTTGGCCGGACTGCATCTTCC CTCCTTTAACCTAAGGGAATCTCTGGCTACCATCAGTGAAAAGGTGTGTGCTGAAGTCAATAGCTGCCTTTCCCAGCACGGCTTTACACCATTCACGCCCGAGAGAGAGACTGTGCTTAAAGGACAAATCCAAGCAGCGGCCAATCCTGATAACGCCATATGCAAGCTAATAG ATTCTCGAATTCAAAAGTTCCTGGACAGTCATCTTGCCTCTAGTCACCGGAGATCGTTACCTGCTCTTCCTGGAGGATTAGGCCCTATTCAGCGAGAGCTGGAAGAGATCGCTGTCAAGTACGTTCGTCTTGTCAACTACAACAAAATGGTCTTCAGCCCTTACTACGATGCAGTCCTTGGAAAAATACTGGCTAAGGAAGAATCTCAGCTCATAGGGAAATCAGAAGAATCGTAA
- the TCP11L1 gene encoding T-complex protein 11-like protein 1 isoform X3, producing MPVSAKTSLEKKVRDIVHKAFWDCLEAQLKEDPPTYDHAIKLLGEIKETLLSFLLPGHARLRNQITEVLDLDLIKQEAENGALDISKLVEFVIGMMGTLCAPARDEEIKKLKDIHEVVPLFRAIFSVLDLMKMDMANFAVSSIRPKLMQQSAEYERKKFQEFLEKQPNSLDLVTDWLQEAADDLGKLRCKKLLSPCGDDDDGAAGGAAALCPTAVQNRAYLKLLKWDHVNRPFPETVLMDQLRFQEIQLELEQLLLTGTVLLVTFSAAGSALAGIAGFAEKIKTIIKVLLAGLHLPSFNLRESLATISEKVCAEVNSCLSQHGFTPFTPERETVLKGQIQAAANPDNAICKLIDSRIQKFLDSHLASSHRRSLPALPGGLGPIQRELEEIAVKYVRLVNYNKMVFSPYYDAVLGKILAKEESQLIGKSEES from the exons ATGCCTGTCTCCGCCAAAACAAG cttggaaaaaaaagtaagagataTTGTGCACAAAGCTTTCTGGGATTGCCTGGAAGCCCAGCTAAAGGAAGATCCGCCAACCTATGACCATGCAATTAAACTGTTGGGAGAAATTAAAGAG ACTCTCTTGTCTTTCTTGTTGCCTGGTCATGCTAGACTAAGAAACCAGATTACAGAAGTTCTTGATCTGGATTTGATAAAACAGGAGGCCGAGAATGGGGCCCTGGACATTTCTAAGTTGGTAGAATTTGTTATTGGGATGATGGGGACCCTCTGTGCTCCAGCTCGAgatgaagaaattaagaaactGAAAGATATTCATGAAGTAGTTCCTCTGTTCAG agcAATTTTCTCTGTGTTAGACCTAATGAAAATGGATATGGCAAACTTCGCTGTCAGTAGTATTAGGCCAAAATTAATGCAGCAGTCTGCtgaatatgaaagaaagaagtttcagGAGTTTCTTGAGAAACAACCAa aTTCCTTAGACCTTGTCACAGACTGGTtgcaagaagcagcagatgATCTTGGAAAGTTGAGATGTAAGAAGCTGCTTTCCCCCTGCGGTGATGACGATGAcggtgctgctggtggagctgctgCGTTGTGCCCCACGGCTGTACAAAACCGGGCGTACTTAAAGCTCCTCAAGTGGGATCATGTGAACAGGCCTTTTCCAGAA ACTGTGTTAATGGACCAGCTCCGTTTTCAGGAAATACAGCTGGAGCTGGAACAACTCCTGTTGACTGGGACTGTCCTCCTGGTCACGTTCAGTGCAGCAGGCTCAGCACTTGCTGGTATAGCTGGATTTGCTGAGAAAATCAAAACCATTATCAAGGTGCTGTTGGCCGGACTGCATCTTCC CTCCTTTAACCTAAGGGAATCTCTGGCTACCATCAGTGAAAAGGTGTGTGCTGAAGTCAATAGCTGCCTTTCCCAGCACGGCTTTACACCATTCACGCCCGAGAGAGAGACTGTGCTTAAAGGACAAATCCAAGCAGCGGCCAATCCTGATAACGCCATATGCAAGCTAATAG ATTCTCGAATTCAAAAGTTCCTGGACAGTCATCTTGCCTCTAGTCACCGGAGATCGTTACCTGCTCTTCCTGGAGGATTAGGCCCTATTCAGCGAGAGCTGGAAGAGATCGCTGTCAAGTACGTTCGTCTTGTCAACTACAACAAAATGGTCTTCAGCCCTTACTACGATGCAGTCCTTGGAAAAATACTGGCTAAGGAAGAATCTCAGCTCATAGGGAAATCAGAAGAATCGTAA